One genomic window of Thermodesulfobacteriota bacterium includes the following:
- a CDS encoding TRCF domain-containing protein — protein sequence MVLVKKEIKRGGAVFFIHNRIKDIYRVADQVQQLAPNAKIEVTHGRMREKPLEQAIERFINGQIDILVTTAIVESGLDIPRANTIVIDEAHTFGLADLYQLRGRVGRSEQKAYSYMLIPSSKPLTDEAKRRLKVISEFKELGSGFKLALSDLEIRGAGHLFGNEQSGHIADVGLEMYLDMLDGAVKRLQGQVQRDEPEPEISLSTPALIPQDYITNDAERLVLYKRLSSLNTKNEIRELKTELTDRFGEIPESALNLIDLMDLKLQMKGLYIERAEVKEKRTVIIFSQNSKFYDSFPPRGKMEVFHENEDSIGETRSILKDIKKLDQSQTGTN from the coding sequence ATGGTACTTGTTAAGAAAGAGATTAAAAGAGGTGGTGCAGTGTTTTTCATACACAACCGCATCAAGGACATCTACCGGGTAGCTGACCAGGTGCAGCAGCTCGCGCCAAATGCTAAAATTGAAGTAACTCACGGGAGAATGAGGGAAAAGCCTCTTGAACAAGCCATAGAGAGATTCATAAACGGACAAATAGACATTCTTGTCACAACTGCAATAGTGGAGTCGGGACTAGATATACCAAGGGCAAATACTATAGTAATTGACGAGGCGCACACTTTTGGTCTAGCAGATCTATATCAACTAAGAGGAAGAGTAGGAAGATCTGAGCAAAAGGCTTATTCGTACATGCTAATACCTTCTTCCAAGCCTCTTACAGATGAGGCAAAGAGGAGGTTGAAGGTAATATCCGAGTTTAAAGAACTAGGTTCAGGGTTTAAACTTGCACTATCAGACCTAGAGATCAGGGGAGCGGGACATCTTTTTGGCAATGAGCAATCAGGTCATATAGCGGACGTTGGGCTTGAGATGTATTTAGATATGCTGGACGGCGCAGTTAAAAGACTTCAGGGCCAGGTTCAAAGAGATGAGCCTGAGCCCGAGATTTCTCTTAGCACACCGGCTCTAATACCTCAGGATTATATTACAAATGATGCCGAGAGGCTTGTTTTATACAAGAGGCTGTCTTCGCTGAATACTAAAAATGAGATACGCGAGCTAAAAACAGAACTCACTGACAGGTTTGGCGAGATTCCAGAGTCTGCTCTTAACTTAATCGATCTAATGGATCTTAAACTCCAAATGAAAGGGCTGTATATTGAAAGAGCTGAGGTAAAAGAGAAAAGAACCGTTATAATATTTTCTCAAAATTCAAAGTTCTACGACAGCTTTCCTCCGAGAGGAAAGATGGAAGTATTCCATGAAAATGAAGACTCAATTGGCGAGACTAGATCTATATTAAAAGACATAAAGAAACTTGATCAGTCTCAAACTGGCACGAACTAA
- a CDS encoding peptidylprolyl isomerase, producing the protein MRYLSVLFISLLLVGCNSSTDNVEETNHAENIDDSEIIVQIGTDGITKNELNEALDKISIKQKAIYTSSPEKFNEFLENLINQKVLYNEAYKRGIESRDDVQKKIYDYKKKLVAKTFGKEILNEIEPSNEEIKEHYENNKDDYQTVDISKIEIKFIPNDQDSRASAQLRAQEIFERIESGESFEELAKEYSTDQYTKGKGGKIGSVEKGRFPSEIDAALFELKKEDVTKPFELDGAYLIIKANSDPDFLPYAQSDRRVRSKLVEERLFDYIADLKEQWEVKIYEDRLEEIYKSESDEK; encoded by the coding sequence ATGAGATACTTAAGCGTCCTATTTATTTCTTTACTTTTAGTTGGGTGTAATAGCAGCACAGATAACGTAGAGGAAACAAACCATGCTGAGAATATTGATGACAGCGAGATTATAGTTCAAATAGGCACAGACGGTATTACAAAAAATGAACTCAATGAAGCGCTAGATAAAATATCGATAAAACAAAAAGCGATTTACACTTCCTCACCTGAGAAATTTAACGAATTTTTAGAAAACCTCATAAATCAAAAAGTCCTATATAATGAGGCCTATAAAAGAGGTATTGAAAGCAGAGATGATGTACAGAAAAAAATCTATGATTACAAGAAAAAGCTAGTAGCCAAAACCTTTGGCAAAGAAATACTCAATGAGATAGAACCCAGCAATGAAGAAATCAAAGAGCATTATGAAAATAATAAGGATGACTATCAAACTGTAGACATAAGTAAAATAGAGATAAAGTTTATCCCTAACGATCAAGACTCAAGAGCATCTGCACAGCTTCGTGCGCAAGAGATTTTCGAGAGAATAGAATCGGGTGAGAGTTTTGAAGAGCTTGCCAAAGAATATTCAACCGATCAATATACAAAAGGCAAAGGCGGCAAGATTGGAAGCGTTGAAAAAGGACGATTCCCCTCGGAAATAGATGCGGCATTATTTGAGCTAAAGAAAGAAGATGTCACAAAACCGTTTGAACTTGACGGAGCTTACCTTATAATTAAAGCAAATAGTGATCCTGATTTCCTGCCCTATGCGCAAAGTGATCGGCGAGTTCGCTCTAAGCTTGTAGAAGAGAGGCTGTTTGATTATATAGCAGATCTTAAAGAGCAGTGGGAAGTTAAGATATACGAAGATAGATTAGAGGAGATTTACAAAAGTGAGTCAGATGAAAAATAA
- a CDS encoding peptidylprolyl isomerase produces MKNKIYQIGIFFILSLVLASSLSAQEVIDRVVAIVNDDLITLSELKEASLTLDPASNEQMDDRTLLNQMVESKLFEQEAEKRGIKVSEEELDASIEGVRARYNLNEDQMEEVLKKQNLTPEAFREQWRVQLLGNKLLESQLRNKIVITDDEVREYYEQNYGEIDYSEAFSSTEDSQEEVEIAHILISPESPDAVQKAQEVAQLAKSGDDFSTLAREYSDDSFTADKGGNLGTFKKGDLIETLEVAVERTSVGDVTGPVESPAGYHVLKVLKRTKADNNNKKDDKKSAQSELDIPESQEEEIRDIIHRQKAQEQLKTWLEEMRESAYVEIKL; encoded by the coding sequence ATGAAAAATAAAATATACCAAATAGGCATATTCTTTATCCTAAGCTTAGTTTTAGCCAGTTCACTAAGCGCCCAAGAAGTAATAGATAGAGTTGTCGCAATAGTAAATGATGATCTAATTACGCTTTCCGAGCTTAAAGAGGCTTCGCTTACCCTAGACCCGGCTTCCAATGAGCAGATGGATGATCGTACATTGCTTAATCAAATGGTTGAGTCAAAACTCTTTGAGCAAGAGGCAGAGAAAAGAGGTATTAAGGTTTCAGAGGAAGAACTTGATGCAAGTATTGAAGGAGTAAGGGCTAGATATAACCTAAACGAGGATCAGATGGAAGAGGTTCTCAAAAAGCAAAACCTCACTCCTGAAGCTTTTAGAGAGCAGTGGAGGGTTCAGCTTTTGGGAAATAAACTATTGGAATCACAGTTAAGAAATAAAATTGTAATAACTGATGATGAGGTAAGGGAATACTATGAGCAAAACTATGGGGAGATAGATTATTCAGAAGCATTTTCAAGCACTGAAGATTCACAAGAAGAAGTAGAGATAGCTCATATACTAATATCTCCTGAAAGTCCAGATGCAGTACAAAAAGCACAAGAAGTGGCTCAGCTTGCAAAATCCGGCGATGACTTCTCAACCCTTGCGAGAGAATACTCTGACGACAGCTTCACGGCTGACAAAGGCGGAAATCTTGGAACTTTCAAAAAGGGAGATTTAATCGAAACCCTTGAAGTGGCCGTTGAACGAACATCTGTCGGCGATGTGACAGGCCCAGTTGAGTCTCCTGCTGGATATCATGTTCTAAAAGTCCTAAAGCGCACCAAAGCTGATAATAATAACAAAAAGGACGATAAAAAATCTGCCCAAAGCGAACTCGATATTCCTGAAAGTCAGGAGGAAGAAATAAGAGACATCATACATAGGCAAAAAGCACAGGAGCAGCTAAAAACCTGGCTTGAAGAGATGAGAGAGAGCGCCTATGTGGAGATTAAGCTTTAG